The proteins below are encoded in one region of Balaenoptera ricei isolate mBalRic1 chromosome 6, mBalRic1.hap2, whole genome shotgun sequence:
- the PTGES2 gene encoding prostaglandin E synthase 2, whose translation MAHAVRALWPGGRALTWRLGGRPALGLPAQSRAGLTGAAGGPGPAATTRKGCPRLLGAAALALGGALGLYHTARWHLRAQNLRADLSAAQLSLSSRLQLTLYQYKTCPFCSKVRAFLDFHALPYQVVEVNPVRRAEIKFSSYRKVPILLAQEGDSLQQLNDSSVIISALKTYLVSGQPLEDIITYYPPMKAVNDQGKEVTEFCNKYWLMLDEKEAQWMYGGKEARTEEMKWRQWADDWLVHLISPNVYRTPTEALASFDYIVKEGNFGTVEGAMAKYMGAAAMYLISKRLKSRHHLQDDVREDLYEAANKWVAAVGKDRPFMGGQKPNLADLAVYGVLRVMEGLEAFDDLMRHTHIQPWYLRVEKAIAEAPQ comes from the exons ATGGCCCACGCTGTGCGGGCGCTGTGGCCCGGCGGGCGCGCTCTGACCTGGAGGCTGGGCGGTCGCCCCGCGCTGGGACTCCCCGCACAGAGCCGGGCCGGCTTAACCGGGGCGGCGGGAGGTCCGGGCCCCGCCGCCACCACCCGCAAGGGTTGCCCACGGCTCCTGGGGGCGGCGGCGCTGGCCCTGGGAGGAGCCCTGGGGCTGTACCACACTGCGCGGTGGCACCTGCGCGCCCAGAACCTCCGTGCCGACCTCTCAGCCGCGCAG CTCTCCCTGTCCAGCCGCCTGCAGCTGACTCTGTACCAGTACAAAACGTGTCCCTTCTGCAGCAAGGTCCGCGCCTTTCTCGACTTCCACGCCCTGCCCTACCAGGTGGTGGAGGTGAACCCTGTGCGCAGGGCCGAGATCAAGTTCTCCTCCTACAGGAAGGTGCCCATCCTGTTGGCCCAGGAAGGAGACAGCTTG CAACAACTGAACGACTCCTCTGTCATCATCAGTGCCCTCAAGACCTACCTGGTGTCGGG GCAGCCCCTCGAAGACATCATCACCTACTATCCACCCATGAAGGCTGTGAACGACCAGGGCAAGGAGGTGACCGAATTCTGCAACAAGTACTGGCTCATGCTGGATGAGAAGGAGGCCCAGTGGATGTATGGTGGGAAGGAGGCCAGGAC GGAGGAGATGAAGTGGCGGCAGTGGGCAGACGACTGGCTGGTGCACCTCATCTCCCCCAATGTGTACCGCACGCCGACCGAAGCCTTGGCCTCCTTTGACTACATTGTCAAGGAGGGCAATTTCGGGACCGTGGAGGGCGCCATGGCCAAGTACATGGGCGCAGCTGCCATGTACCTCATCAGCAAGCGGCTCAAGAGCAG gcaccacctccaggacGACGTGCGTGAGGATCTCTACGAGGCTGCCAACAAGTGGGTGGCAGCTGTGGGCAAAGACCGGCCCTTCATGGGGGGCCAGAAGCCGAACCTGGCTGATCTG gcagtgTACGGTGTGCTGCGTGTGATGGAGGGTCTGGAGGCCTTCGACGACCTGATGCGTCACACTCACATCCAGCCCTGGTACCTGCGGGTGGAGAAGGCCATCGCTGAGGCCCCCCAGTGA